From a region of the candidate division WOR-3 bacterium genome:
- a CDS encoding ASKHA domain-containing protein — translation MPDIGGQRDKKDRGQMTDDRGRGKNVFLVADIGTTTIALNGVDREKGMVVHRATIFNPQIRFGADVITRISQERRVRRVRITDVLKRFIHLNRIDPRKFVTVVGNTVMMHFVFGKSPKGLGVYPYLSKLPLKKVITARRDGLSLRTLPLLGSFLGSDCTGAILAAGVHKSRGLTLLIDAGTNGEVVLGNKNRIIACSTAAGPAFEGATLSCGALALPGAITSCRFSQGKWHLSTIGGLEPTGICGSGVLDAIAEGLKAGLITKSGRLKNGERLVLYEQGSKSVYLTQSDIREVQLAKAAIAAGIKVLLQEWESIRQETPGSLRVFITGRFGHGINPQSAFRIGLLPKMVKSLYQHPDLALTGAKRAALQPELLLSTQQIAAITEEILLSTNTVFQDLFIKSMEFSPWH, via the coding sequence GTGCCGGATATTGGAGGGCAGAGGGATAAGAAGGACCGAGGACAGATGACCGATGACCGAGGAAGAGGTAAGAATGTTTTTTTGGTTGCCGATATTGGCACAACCACAATTGCGCTTAATGGGGTTGATAGAGAAAAAGGGATGGTTGTTCACAGGGCAACAATATTTAATCCCCAAATCAGGTTCGGTGCAGATGTGATTACCCGCATCAGCCAGGAAAGGCGGGTTAGACGGGTTAGGATTACCGATGTCCTGAAGAGGTTTATTCACCTGAACCGGATTGATCCACGAAAGTTTGTGACCGTAGTTGGTAATACGGTGATGATGCACTTTGTCTTTGGCAAAAGCCCTAAGGGTCTTGGTGTTTACCCTTATCTCTCCAAATTGCCTTTGAAAAAGGTGATTACCGCAAGGAGGGATGGGTTGAGTTTGCGTACCCTGCCGCTCTTGGGCTCGTTTTTGGGTAGTGATTGCACCGGTGCCATTCTTGCCGCCGGTGTTCACAAGTCAAGGGGGTTAACACTTTTGATTGATGCGGGCACAAACGGTGAGGTGGTTTTGGGCAATAAGAATCGCATCATTGCCTGTTCAACTGCTGCCGGTCCGGCTTTTGAGGGTGCAACCCTCTCCTGCGGTGCGCTTGCGCTGCCAGGCGCGATAACCTCGTGCCGGTTTTCTCAGGGGAAATGGCACCTGAGCACGATAGGTGGGTTAGAGCCTACAGGAATATGTGGCTCAGGGGTCTTGGATGCGATTGCCGAAGGGCTGAAGGCGGGTTTGATTACGAAATCGGGCAGGCTTAAGAACGGGGAGCGGCTTGTGCTTTATGAACAGGGCTCAAAATCGGTCTATCTGACCCAGTCTGATATCAGGGAGGTGCAGCTTGCCAAGGCGGCAATCGCTGCTGGAATCAAGGTCCTTCTTCAGGAGTGGGAGAGTATAAGACAAGAGACACCAGGGTCTTTGCGGGTTTTTATAACCGGCAGATTTGGACACGGGATAAATCCCCAATCCGCATTCAGAATCGGACTCTTGCCCAAGATGGTAAAATCGCTTTATCAGCATCCAGACCTGGCATTAACAGGGGCAAAGAGAGCCGCTCTGCAACCGGAACTGCTTCTTTCGACACAACAGATTGCCGCTATTACCGAGGAGATACTTTTGTCCACCAATACGGTTTTTCAGGATCTGTTTATCAAATCAATGGAGTTTTCACCTTGGCATTAA